One Helianthus annuus cultivar XRQ/B chromosome 12, HanXRQr2.0-SUNRISE, whole genome shotgun sequence genomic region harbors:
- the LOC110897550 gene encoding UBP1-associated protein 2A, giving the protein MAKKRKARATQPAAAEQPPPTEQQEIHERQQELEPPGGMELEQTPDEQEPEEEDPQEDEEQEEEEEEEESDEEADVKVEANGEQTEDLDDEPLEKLLEPFSKEQLVLLLKEAVSKHPEFIESVQKIADADPAHRKIFVHGLGWDTTSEVLISEFGKYGEIEDCKHVVDKVSGKSKGYAFLLFKHRAGAQKALKDPQKKIGNRITSCQLASAGPVPAPPPNAPPVSELTQRKIFVSNVAADIDPQKLLEFFSKFGEIDDGPLGLDKQTGKPRGFALFVYKSLEGAKKALEEPHKIFEGHTLHCQKAVDGPKPSKPFFQHQQYGGGGGHHHPAKKSKYSGSGGGGGHGSHGHLMAPSGPSVGYNPGVPPLNPALGQALTALLATQGGGLGNLLGLGGAPQGMPPAGYGNQAGASYGAQPGMQGGYPNQQGGQGGNRQQQGGGPYGH; this is encoded by the coding sequence ATGGCTAAAAAGCGAAAGGCTCGTGCTACACAACCTGCCGCTGCTGAACAACCACCTCCTACGGAACAACAGGAGATTCACGAACGACAACAGGAACTCGAGCCTCCCGGAGGGATGGAGCTAGAGCAAACACCCGACGAACAAGAGCCGGAGGAAGAAGACCCACAGGAAGATgaagaacaagaagaagaagaagaagaggaagaaagcgacGAAGAAGCCGACGTCAAAGTCGAAGCCAACGGAGAACAAACAGAGGATTTGGACGATGAACCTCTAGAGAAGCTTCTAGAACCGTTTTCCAAAGAACAATTAGTTTTATTGCTCAAGGAGGCTGTTTCGAAGCACCCTGAGTTTATCGAAAGTGTTCAGAAAATCGCCGATGCGGATCCGGCTCACAGGAAGATATTTGTTCACGGTCTAGGGTGGGATACCACTTCTGAGGTCTTGATTAGTGAGTTTGGAAAGTATGGTGAGATTGAGGATTGTAAGCATGTGGTCGATAAGGTATCCGGTAAATCGAAAGGTTATGCGTTTTTACTCTTTAAACATAGGGCTGGGGCGCAGAAGGCCTTGAAGGACCCTCAGAAGAAGATTGGGAATAGAATAACTTCCTGTCAGCTGGCTTCTGCTGGCCCGGTTCCAGCGCCTCCTCCGAATGCGCCTCCGGTTTCGGAGCTAACGCAGAGGAAGATATTTGTGAGTAATGTGGCTGCGGATATTGATCCGCAGAAGCTTTTGGAGTTCTTTTCCAAGTTTGGGGAGATTGATGATGGGCCGTTGGGTTTAGATAAGCAGACTGGGAAGCCTAGAGGGTTTGCGCTGTTTGTGTATAAGAGTTTGGAGGGTGCGAAAAAGGCGTTGGAAGAGCCGCATAAGATTTTTGAAGGGCACACTTTACATTGCCAGAAGGCTGTTGATGGTCCCAAGCCCAGCAAGCCTTTTTTTCAGCATCAAcagtatggtggtggtggtgggcatCATCACCCTGCGAAGAAGAGCAAGTATTCGGGCTCGGGTGGTGGTGGAGGACATGGAAGTCATGGTCATTTGATGGCACCCTCTGGACCCTCGGTGGGTTACAACCCGGGTGTTCCTCCGTTGAATCCTGCTTTGGGTCAGGCTTTGACAGCGCTTCTTGCAACTCAGGGAGGTGGACTTGGGAATCTTTTAGGACTTGGTGGGGCTCCACAGGGGATGCCGCCTGCCGGGTATGGAAATCAAGCTGGTGCAAGCTATGGTGCTCAACCGGGGATGCAGGGTGGCTACCCGAATCAACAGGGTGGTCAAGGAGGTAACAGGCAGCAGCAAGGTGGTGGACCTTATGGTCACTAG